A genomic window from Catenulispora sp. MAP5-51 includes:
- the mfd gene encoding transcription-repair coupling factor, with product MLEASATAGRTSFDLAAPRSVRPFALAALARAQAPAGRPVLAVTATGREAEDLVAALRGLLDPETVVDFPSWETLPHERLSPRSDTVGRRLAVLRRLVHPDAATEGAGPLTVVVAPIRSVLQPQVKGLADLVPVAARTGEEIDLDDLVNRLAAAAYTRTDLVEKRGEFAVRGGIVDVFPPTEEHPLRLEFWGDQIEEIRYFKVADQRSLEVAEHGLWAPPCRELLLTDEVRKRAAALMEEHPELADILGKVSEGIGVEGMESLAPVLVDEMELLIDLLPAGSPMVLCDPERVRTRAADLAATSAEFLDASWAATAGGGQSPIDLGAASLKDLASVREHAITLGLPWWSLTPFAPDLELLPEEDATEVSEIHDAEQYGGDTGRALADVRARISEGWRVVLVTAGHGSAERLVEVLKGADIGARYVPELETAPDPALATVATASIDHGFVAPELKLWVITEQDVSGQRATVKDMGRMPSRRRNVIDPLQLKAGDPVVHEQHGVGRYVEMAQRTVAGATREYLVIEYAAAKRGQPGDRLFVPTDQLDQVTKYVGGEAPSLHRLGGADWQKAKSRARKAVKQIAGDLVKLYSARMAAPGHAFAADTPWQRELEDAFPYVETPDQLACIDEVKTDMEKPVPMDRLICGDVGYGKTEIAVRAAFKAVQDGKQVAVLVPTTLLVQQHFSTFAERYAQFPVTLKGLSRFQTDKEAEEVLRGVADGSVDVVIGTHRLLANSVKFKRLGLVIVDEEQRFGVEHKEQLKQARANVDVLTMSATPIPRTLEMAVTGIREMSTIQTPPEERHPVLTFVGPYEEKQISAAIRRELLREGQAFYIHNRVESIDRAASRLRALVPEARIATAHGQMNEHVLEKLIVDFWNKEYDVLVCTTIVESGIDITNANTLIVERADNFGLSQLHQLRGRVGRGRERAYSYFTYPPEKPLTETAHERLATIAQHTDLGAGMYVAMKDLEIRGAGNLLGGEQSGHIEGVGFDLYIRMVGEAVEQYRAEAEGREVEEQVEIRVDLPVDAHLPHDYIPGERLRLEAYKRIASACSHEELAEVRQEFTDRYGRFPQPVENLLAVAAFRIDARAAGLAEVAVQGNFVKFGPVKLRESQEMRLMRLYPKTLVKAATDTMLVPKPMTARVGGQPLRDQELLGWARDLIDAVLKM from the coding sequence CTGCTGGAAGCGTCGGCCACCGCCGGCCGTACCTCCTTCGACCTGGCCGCGCCGCGCTCGGTGCGGCCCTTCGCGCTGGCCGCGCTGGCCCGGGCGCAGGCCCCGGCGGGCCGGCCGGTGCTGGCCGTGACCGCGACCGGGCGCGAGGCCGAGGACCTGGTCGCGGCGCTGCGCGGGCTGCTGGACCCGGAGACCGTCGTGGACTTCCCGTCCTGGGAGACGCTGCCGCACGAGCGCCTGTCGCCGCGCAGCGACACCGTCGGGCGCCGGCTGGCGGTGCTGCGCCGTCTGGTACACCCCGACGCCGCCACCGAGGGCGCCGGCCCCCTGACGGTGGTCGTGGCGCCGATCCGCTCGGTGCTCCAGCCGCAGGTGAAGGGCCTGGCCGACCTGGTCCCGGTGGCCGCGCGCACGGGCGAGGAGATCGACCTGGACGATCTGGTGAACCGGCTCGCCGCCGCCGCGTACACCCGGACGGACCTGGTGGAGAAGCGCGGCGAGTTCGCCGTCCGGGGCGGCATCGTGGACGTCTTCCCGCCCACCGAGGAGCACCCGCTGCGGCTGGAGTTCTGGGGCGACCAGATCGAGGAGATCCGCTACTTCAAGGTCGCCGACCAGCGCTCGCTGGAGGTGGCCGAACACGGGCTGTGGGCCCCGCCGTGCCGCGAGCTGCTGCTCACCGACGAGGTCCGCAAGCGGGCCGCGGCGCTGATGGAGGAGCACCCCGAGCTGGCCGACATCCTCGGCAAGGTCTCCGAGGGCATCGGCGTGGAGGGCATGGAGTCCCTGGCGCCGGTCCTGGTCGACGAGATGGAGCTGTTGATCGACCTGCTGCCGGCCGGCTCGCCGATGGTGCTGTGCGACCCCGAGCGCGTGCGCACCCGCGCCGCCGACCTGGCCGCCACCTCCGCCGAGTTCCTGGACGCCTCCTGGGCCGCCACGGCCGGCGGCGGCCAGAGCCCGATCGACCTCGGCGCGGCCTCGCTGAAGGACCTCGCGTCGGTCCGCGAGCACGCCATCACCCTGGGCCTGCCCTGGTGGTCGCTGACGCCCTTCGCCCCGGACCTGGAGCTGCTGCCGGAGGAGGACGCCACCGAGGTCAGCGAGATCCACGACGCCGAGCAGTACGGCGGCGACACCGGCCGCGCGCTGGCCGACGTCCGGGCCCGGATCTCCGAGGGCTGGCGGGTGGTGCTGGTCACCGCGGGCCACGGCTCGGCCGAGCGCCTGGTCGAGGTGTTGAAGGGCGCTGACATCGGCGCCCGGTACGTCCCGGAGCTGGAGACCGCCCCGGACCCGGCGCTGGCCACGGTCGCCACGGCCAGCATCGACCACGGCTTCGTCGCTCCCGAGCTCAAGCTCTGGGTGATCACCGAGCAGGACGTCTCCGGGCAGCGCGCCACCGTCAAGGACATGGGGCGGATGCCCTCGCGGCGCCGCAACGTCATCGACCCGCTGCAGCTCAAGGCCGGCGACCCGGTCGTGCACGAGCAGCACGGCGTGGGCCGCTACGTGGAGATGGCGCAGCGCACCGTCGCCGGCGCCACCCGCGAGTACCTGGTGATCGAGTACGCCGCGGCCAAGCGCGGCCAGCCCGGCGACCGGCTGTTCGTCCCCACCGACCAGCTCGACCAGGTCACCAAGTACGTCGGCGGCGAGGCGCCCTCGCTGCACCGGCTCGGCGGCGCGGACTGGCAGAAGGCGAAGTCCCGGGCCCGCAAGGCGGTCAAGCAGATCGCCGGGGACCTGGTGAAGCTGTACAGCGCGCGGATGGCCGCGCCGGGGCACGCGTTCGCCGCCGACACGCCGTGGCAGCGGGAGCTGGAGGACGCGTTCCCCTACGTCGAGACGCCGGACCAGCTGGCGTGCATCGACGAGGTGAAGACGGACATGGAGAAGCCGGTCCCGATGGACCGGCTGATCTGCGGCGACGTCGGCTACGGCAAGACCGAGATCGCGGTGCGCGCGGCGTTCAAGGCGGTGCAGGACGGCAAGCAGGTGGCGGTGCTGGTGCCGACCACGCTGTTGGTGCAGCAGCACTTCTCGACCTTCGCCGAGCGCTACGCGCAGTTCCCGGTGACCCTGAAGGGCCTGTCCCGGTTCCAGACCGACAAGGAGGCCGAGGAGGTGCTGCGCGGCGTCGCCGACGGGTCGGTCGACGTCGTGATCGGCACCCACCGGCTGCTGGCGAACTCGGTGAAGTTCAAGCGCCTGGGCCTGGTCATCGTGGACGAGGAGCAGCGTTTCGGCGTCGAGCACAAGGAGCAGCTGAAGCAGGCGCGGGCCAACGTGGACGTGCTGACCATGTCCGCCACCCCGATCCCGCGCACCCTGGAGATGGCGGTCACCGGCATCCGCGAGATGTCCACGATCCAGACCCCGCCGGAGGAGCGGCACCCGGTGCTGACCTTCGTCGGACCGTACGAGGAGAAGCAGATCTCCGCGGCGATCCGCCGCGAGCTGCTGCGCGAGGGCCAGGCCTTCTACATCCACAACCGGGTGGAGTCCATCGACCGCGCGGCCTCCCGGCTGCGCGCGCTGGTGCCCGAGGCGCGGATCGCCACGGCGCACGGCCAGATGAACGAGCACGTGCTGGAGAAGCTGATCGTCGACTTCTGGAACAAGGAGTACGACGTCCTGGTCTGCACCACGATCGTGGAGTCCGGCATCGACATCACCAACGCCAACACGCTGATCGTGGAGCGCGCGGACAACTTCGGCCTGTCGCAGCTGCACCAGCTGCGCGGCCGGGTGGGCCGGGGCCGGGAGCGTGCGTACTCGTACTTCACGTACCCGCCGGAGAAGCCGCTGACCGAGACCGCGCACGAGCGTCTGGCGACCATCGCGCAGCACACCGACCTGGGCGCCGGCATGTACGTGGCGATGAAGGACCTGGAGATCCGCGGCGCCGGCAACCTGCTCGGCGGCGAGCAGTCCGGCCACATCGAGGGCGTCGGCTTCGACCTGTACATCCGCATGGTCGGCGAGGCGGTCGAGCAGTACCGCGCGGAGGCCGAGGGCCGCGAGGTCGAGGAGCAGGTGGAGATCCGCGTGGACCTGCCGGTCGACGCGCACCTGCCGCACGACTACATCCCGGGCGAGCGGCTGCGGCTGGAGGCCTACAAGCGCATCGCGAGCGCGTGCTCGCACGAGGAGCTGGCCGAGGTCCGCCAGGAGTTCACCGACCGCTACGGACGTTTTCCACAGCCTGTGGAAAACCTGCTCGCGGTCGCGGCGTTCCGGATCGACGCGCGCGCGGCCGGGCTCGCGGAGGTCGCGGTGCAGGGCAACTTCGTGAAGTTCGGCCCGGTGAAGCTGCGCGAGTCCCAGGAAATGCGGCTGATGCGGCTGTACCCGAAGACGCTGGTGAAGGCCGCCACGGACACCATGCTGGTGCCCAAGCCGATGACCGCGCGGGTCGGCGGTCAGCCGCTGCGCGACCAGGAGCTGCTGGGGTGGGCCCGGGACCTGATCGACGCGGTGCTGAAGATGTAG
- a CDS encoding VC0807 family protein → MTAVITDTMNTANTNTNTANTNTAEETAAAQPNTLKQTLVPLVLDIAIPLGGYYALHAGLGVGTAAALGLSSVVPAARTIFAAVAKRQLNALAMLMLTVNVVAIALTFVSGDARLMLAKDSAVSSTIALGILWSVRGGKPMMSAGLKPFVTKGDTRRTAAWDELRAESAEFRAKENLYSLIWGGWLLAECVARLIGAFTLPVSTMAWLGTVVLAVAIGAACVTGGAAVEPLEKMIAARAEAASDAER, encoded by the coding sequence ATGACCGCCGTCATCACCGACACCATGAACACTGCGAACACGAACACGAACACCGCGAACACGAACACCGCCGAGGAAACGGCCGCCGCCCAGCCGAACACCCTGAAGCAGACCCTGGTGCCGCTGGTCCTCGACATCGCGATCCCGCTCGGCGGCTACTACGCCCTGCACGCGGGCCTCGGCGTCGGCACCGCCGCCGCCCTGGGCCTGAGCAGCGTGGTGCCGGCGGCCCGCACGATCTTCGCCGCGGTCGCCAAGCGGCAGCTCAACGCGCTGGCCATGCTGATGCTGACGGTGAACGTCGTCGCGATCGCGCTGACCTTCGTCTCCGGCGACGCCCGCCTGATGCTCGCCAAGGACTCCGCGGTGAGCAGCACGATCGCGCTCGGGATCCTGTGGTCGGTGCGGGGCGGCAAGCCGATGATGTCCGCCGGGCTGAAGCCGTTCGTCACCAAGGGCGACACGCGGCGGACCGCGGCGTGGGACGAACTGCGGGCCGAGAGCGCGGAGTTCCGGGCCAAGGAGAACCTCTACAGCCTGATCTGGGGCGGGTGGCTGCTGGCCGAGTGCGTCGCGCGGCTGATCGGGGCGTTCACCCTGCCGGTCTCGACGATGGCCTGGCTGGGCACCGTGGTGCTGGCCGTCGCGATCGGCGCGGCCTGCGTCACCGGCGGGGCCGCGGTCGAGCCGCTGGAGAAGATGATCGCGGCCCGCGCCGAGGCCGCCTCCGACGCGGAGCGTTGA
- a CDS encoding IPT/TIG domain-containing protein, translated as MPISPNRGTTAGGTAVTITGTDLTGATAVRFGVAAATGVTNVSPTEITAVSPAGTGAVEVTVTTPGGESNPAPFFYVGAPTVTAVSPVSGPFGGGNTVTITGINLATASAVMFAANPGTITGVTDSTLIATVPRGSSAGSVSIVVVTGGGSADGISYDYLANPTMTAVVPVSGPASGGNIVTITGTDLTSTEQVVFGPNAVHAGGQNAAFTVISDTEIAAIAPAEAVGPADVIVASPGGSFSLQGGYTYESGPSI; from the coding sequence ATGCCAATCTCCCCCAACCGCGGTACAACCGCCGGCGGTACCGCGGTCACCATCACGGGCACCGACCTGACGGGGGCTACCGCGGTACGCTTCGGTGTCGCTGCGGCCACTGGTGTCACCAATGTTTCTCCCACCGAGATCACCGCTGTCTCACCCGCTGGAACGGGCGCGGTCGAGGTGACCGTCACGACCCCGGGAGGCGAGAGCAACCCGGCGCCGTTCTTCTACGTCGGTGCGCCCACGGTCACCGCGGTGAGCCCGGTTTCAGGACCGTTCGGCGGCGGCAACACCGTCACGATCACCGGCATCAATCTAGCCACCGCGAGTGCGGTGATGTTCGCAGCCAACCCGGGCACAATCACCGGCGTCACCGATAGCACCCTCATTGCCACCGTGCCGAGGGGGAGTAGTGCCGGCAGTGTGTCGATCGTCGTGGTCACCGGTGGCGGCAGCGCTGACGGCATCAGCTACGACTACCTCGCCAACCCCACTATGACTGCCGTCGTTCCCGTCTCAGGGCCGGCTTCGGGCGGCAACATCGTCACCATCACCGGCACTGACCTCACATCAACTGAACAGGTGGTCTTCGGTCCCAACGCCGTGCATGCCGGCGGTCAGAACGCCGCGTTCACCGTCATCTCCGACACCGAGATCGCAGCGATCGCGCCCGCGGAAGCAGTGGGGCCCGCCGATGTCATCGTCGCATCGCCCGGTGGCTCGTTCTCTTTACAAGGTGGCTACACCTACGAAAGCGGCCCCAGCATCTGA
- a CDS encoding MFS transporter yields MARAVNQLGGFSLAFLTVLLTRSFGASLTAAGIVSAAFGLATIPSRLAGGRLADHWGRRRTIVAGLVGLAVAQLGLAAAPDMLAATLCAVLMGLAFELFEPPSQATIADAVPPGGRAAAFGLLTTAVAVGSLAAGVIADVVGRWSLRWLFVVDAGTGLACAAIVLLALAPDHRKASETGARSAGPSEPVAPPAPSPWRDRTLLIVTASGTVFALVSMFMVSMLPLSLGAVGLNPANAGLIMAAATGTLVLARPVWRNRRLATLSHSATFALGYLLMAVGFGGYAVAHTLPTLLVPTAFYSLGNLLVMGRSFAMVSELAPVSASARYLAVYGLSWGVATLLAPLVGTWLIGMSGPGLLWGASAAVCGCMAFAQPRVVRLARLSHKDLGVIHSTKPVAERYDAVSI; encoded by the coding sequence GTGGCGCGCGCGGTGAACCAGCTCGGCGGGTTCTCGCTGGCCTTCCTGACGGTGCTGCTGACAAGGTCCTTCGGCGCGAGCCTGACGGCGGCCGGGATCGTCTCGGCGGCGTTCGGCCTCGCCACGATCCCCAGCCGCCTGGCCGGCGGCCGGCTCGCGGACCACTGGGGCCGCCGGCGCACGATCGTGGCCGGGCTGGTCGGCCTGGCTGTCGCGCAGCTGGGGCTGGCGGCGGCGCCCGACATGCTCGCCGCGACGCTGTGCGCGGTCCTGATGGGGCTCGCCTTCGAGCTGTTCGAGCCGCCGAGCCAGGCGACCATCGCCGACGCGGTGCCCCCGGGCGGCCGGGCCGCGGCCTTCGGGCTGCTGACCACGGCCGTGGCGGTGGGGAGCCTGGCGGCCGGCGTGATCGCCGACGTGGTCGGGCGCTGGAGTCTGCGCTGGCTGTTCGTGGTCGACGCCGGGACCGGGCTGGCGTGCGCGGCGATCGTGCTGCTGGCGCTGGCGCCGGATCACAGGAAGGCATCCGAAACCGGAGCGCGGTCTGCCGGGCCGTCCGAACCCGTTGCGCCGCCTGCGCCCTCGCCGTGGCGCGATCGGACGCTCCTGATCGTCACCGCCTCGGGGACCGTCTTCGCCCTGGTCTCCATGTTCATGGTGAGCATGCTCCCGCTGTCCCTCGGCGCGGTCGGCCTGAACCCCGCGAACGCCGGCCTGATCATGGCCGCCGCCACCGGCACCCTGGTTCTGGCGCGTCCCGTGTGGCGGAACCGGCGGCTCGCGACGCTGTCGCACTCGGCCACCTTCGCCCTGGGCTACCTCTTGATGGCCGTCGGCTTCGGCGGTTACGCGGTCGCCCACACCCTGCCCACTCTGCTGGTGCCGACGGCGTTCTACAGCCTTGGCAACCTGCTCGTCATGGGGCGGTCCTTCGCGATGGTCAGCGAACTGGCGCCGGTCTCGGCCTCGGCGCGCTATCTCGCCGTCTACGGCCTCAGTTGGGGTGTGGCCACGCTGCTCGCGCCGCTGGTGGGGACCTGGCTCATCGGCATGTCGGGGCCCGGTTTGCTGTGGGGGGCGAGTGCTGCGGTGTGCGGGTGCATGGCGTTCGCGCAGCCTCGCGTTGTGCGGCTTGCCCGGCTCTCTCATAAGGATCTTGGTGTGATCCACTCCACAAAGCCGGTGGCGGAACGCTACGATGCGGTGTCGATCTGA
- a CDS encoding SDR family oxidoreductase — MLHFMAVRTYMVTGASSGIGRACVDELVRIGARVWATVRSDSDEKALLRDHPAGVRVLRMDLSDPESVSAAAQQVVADGPLDGLVNNAAMPMPWPLEHTPLDAFRRQLEINLTGHLAVTQAVLPALRLAARQSGTARIVQVGSIVGRIAGTIHGPYQISKFGVVGLTDSLRAELAPFGIKVVLIEPGAVATQVWSKMAASFAELEETLPDAAREQYADQITAARTSAKRTEHRGLPPSRPAQVIVKALTARYPRPRYVVGLDAHLGALAARLPDRVRYWLTAARA, encoded by the coding sequence ATGCTTCATTTCATGGCGGTAAGGACATATATGGTCACGGGGGCGTCGAGCGGGATCGGGCGGGCCTGCGTCGACGAACTAGTGCGTATAGGCGCCAGAGTGTGGGCCACAGTGCGTTCTGATTCGGACGAGAAAGCCCTGCTGCGAGATCATCCGGCAGGAGTCCGCGTGTTACGAATGGACCTCTCCGACCCTGAATCGGTGTCCGCCGCAGCGCAGCAAGTGGTGGCGGACGGTCCGCTCGATGGCCTGGTGAACAATGCTGCCATGCCCATGCCGTGGCCGCTGGAGCACACACCGCTCGACGCGTTTCGGCGACAGTTGGAGATCAACCTGACCGGCCACCTTGCGGTTACCCAGGCAGTGCTCCCTGCGCTGAGACTTGCCGCGAGGCAGAGCGGGACGGCCCGCATCGTGCAGGTGGGTTCGATCGTCGGCCGGATCGCCGGAACTATCCATGGCCCGTACCAGATCTCGAAGTTCGGCGTTGTCGGCTTGACCGACAGCCTGCGCGCCGAGCTTGCACCTTTCGGCATCAAGGTTGTGCTGATTGAGCCCGGTGCCGTTGCTACACAGGTATGGAGCAAGATGGCTGCGTCCTTCGCGGAACTCGAGGAGACGTTGCCGGATGCCGCACGTGAGCAATATGCGGACCAAATTACCGCAGCACGAACATCAGCCAAACGTACCGAGCACCGTGGCTTGCCTCCGAGCCGTCCTGCTCAGGTTATTGTAAAGGCCCTCACCGCCCGTTACCCCAGGCCTCGGTATGTGGTGGGCCTCGACGCTCACCTCGGCGCCCTGGCTGCGAGGCTGCCAGACCGGGTGCGCTACTGGCTCACCGCCGCCAGGGCGTGA
- a CDS encoding SMI1/KNR4 family protein, with protein sequence MAQASAQRHGIPNGQFAGRIIEFSDPELDRKFPHGIYLTMHGYPEFAVYARHTVQIADPPSGLSVDEIRVTDVIAANLLAAESGDPLWAGRPNTATPQGWTWAHAAESRLLHCVPIELHGAFRHHGGMATLKADRSRSGLFTEGMLEPVAFERSGSVPEDAMGQLEQHLGFTLPPSYRRFLAGTDGGRPISPAVNLAGGLIADQWMFGLRREDPHQDLVYANQALYDRFTEEFLGIGYVQGGMLALKIRGTEAGSVWLFDDDDPRDSESRDAVSVCAELLKKVGNDFDDFARHLVALPQQIVDIARSAVDSGHAKAVTDIEHLGAALPEGLKAPRR encoded by the coding sequence ATGGCACAGGCATCCGCACAGCGGCACGGCATACCGAACGGCCAGTTCGCCGGACGGATCATCGAGTTCAGCGACCCCGAACTCGACCGCAAGTTCCCGCACGGTATCTACCTGACCATGCACGGCTACCCGGAGTTCGCCGTCTACGCCCGCCACACGGTGCAGATCGCGGACCCGCCCTCCGGCCTGTCCGTGGACGAGATCAGGGTCACCGACGTCATCGCCGCCAACCTGCTGGCCGCCGAGTCCGGCGACCCGCTGTGGGCCGGCCGGCCGAACACCGCCACGCCGCAGGGCTGGACCTGGGCGCACGCCGCCGAGTCCCGGCTGCTGCACTGCGTGCCGATCGAGCTGCACGGGGCGTTCCGCCACCACGGCGGCATGGCCACGCTGAAGGCCGACCGCAGCCGCTCGGGGCTGTTCACCGAGGGCATGCTGGAGCCGGTCGCCTTCGAGCGCAGCGGCTCGGTCCCCGAGGACGCGATGGGGCAGTTGGAGCAGCATCTGGGCTTCACGCTGCCGCCGTCCTACCGGCGCTTCCTGGCCGGCACCGACGGCGGCCGGCCGATCAGCCCGGCGGTGAACCTGGCCGGCGGCCTGATCGCCGACCAGTGGATGTTCGGGCTGCGCCGGGAGGACCCGCACCAGGACCTGGTGTACGCCAACCAGGCGCTGTACGACCGGTTCACCGAGGAGTTCCTCGGCATCGGCTACGTGCAGGGCGGCATGCTGGCGCTGAAGATCCGCGGCACCGAGGCCGGCTCGGTCTGGCTGTTCGACGACGACGACCCGCGCGACTCCGAGAGCCGCGACGCCGTCAGCGTGTGCGCCGAGCTGTTGAAGAAGGTCGGCAACGACTTCGACGACTTCGCCCGGCACCTGGTCGCGCTGCCGCAGCAGATCGTGGACATCGCACGCTCCGCGGTGGACTCCGGGCACGCGAAGGCCGTGACCGACATCGAGCACCTGGGAGCGGCGCTCCCGGAGGGGCTGAAGGCGCCGCGGCGCTGA
- a CDS encoding IPT/TIG domain-containing protein, which translates to MCALFTNTRSLSLPSRELRIPALLSAADPVLPVGGNPLGVVLSPDGTRAYVACSSSNTLVVIDTATEGVLATIPTGAGPAFLAIAHDGAHLYAAVSDDGLLSVIDTATNTVTASVAVGGSPIGVTVTPDGAHVYVANNGSDTVSVIDTATTTVIATIPVGGSPIGVTVTPDGAHVYVGNSDGNTISVIDTATNTITATIPGAGGPAVVAITPDGTRGYASNLSGNTISVIDTATNTITASIPVGIEPRFVTVSQNGAHVYVANNGSNTASVIDTATNTLTGNLSTGQGPTGVAVAPDDSSLYVTNTDAGTLSVIPLTLIPQAGSTAGGATATINGHNLANASAVRFGAAAATILTNTATSITVVIPAGAGAVPVTVTTPGGTGFLGEFIYFPPPQINDVNPAEGPSILGSTAVISGFNLAGAIAVSFGPNPATIQSATDTQLTLALAPTRNPGTVPLTVTTPGGTAAGLFYTYWPEPTVTNVTPDTGSTKGGTPVTLTGTDLATTQQVTFQNVSADFCVISDTQVTTVAPQQSPGQNITVSVTTAGGSNSWNAFTYQQPPAV; encoded by the coding sequence GTGTGTGCCTTGTTCACCAATACGCGATCGTTGTCCCTGCCCAGCCGGGAACTCCGGATCCCTGCCCTGCTTTCGGCCGCCGACCCCGTCCTGCCGGTGGGCGGCAACCCGCTGGGAGTGGTGCTGTCTCCTGACGGGACACGCGCCTACGTGGCCTGCAGTTCGTCGAACACGCTCGTCGTGATCGACACCGCGACCGAGGGTGTCCTCGCGACCATTCCCACGGGTGCGGGGCCGGCGTTCTTGGCGATCGCGCACGACGGGGCCCACCTCTACGCGGCCGTGTCCGACGACGGCCTGCTCAGTGTGATCGACACCGCGACGAACACCGTCACGGCGAGCGTCGCGGTGGGAGGGTCGCCGATCGGCGTGACCGTCACCCCGGACGGCGCCCACGTCTACGTGGCGAACAACGGCTCAGACACGGTCAGTGTGATCGACACCGCCACCACCACCGTCATCGCGACCATCCCGGTGGGAGGGTCGCCGATCGGCGTGACCGTCACCCCGGACGGCGCCCACGTCTACGTGGGCAACAGCGACGGCAACACCATCAGCGTGATCGACACCGCCACCAACACCATCACCGCCACCATCCCCGGGGCCGGCGGTCCCGCGGTCGTGGCGATCACCCCCGACGGCACCCGCGGCTACGCCAGCAACCTCAGCGGCAACACCATCAGCGTGATCGACACCGCCACCAACACCATCACCGCCAGTATCCCAGTCGGTATAGAGCCGCGTTTCGTGACCGTCAGCCAGAACGGCGCCCACGTCTACGTGGCGAACAACGGCTCCAACACCGCCAGCGTGATCGACACCGCCACCAACACACTCACCGGAAACCTCAGCACCGGCCAAGGCCCCACCGGCGTCGCCGTCGCCCCCGACGACTCCAGCCTCTACGTGACCAACACCGATGCGGGCACGCTCAGCGTCATCCCGCTGACCCTGATCCCCCAAGCGGGAAGCACCGCGGGCGGCGCCACCGCGACCATCAACGGCCACAACCTCGCAAACGCCAGCGCCGTACGCTTCGGTGCCGCAGCTGCCACAATCCTCACCAACACCGCGACCTCGATCACCGTCGTCATCCCCGCCGGAGCCGGGGCCGTCCCCGTGACGGTCACCACCCCTGGCGGCACCGGATTCCTGGGCGAATTCATCTACTTCCCACCCCCGCAGATCAACGACGTGAACCCCGCCGAAGGTCCCTCCATCCTGGGCAGCACCGCCGTCATCAGCGGCTTCAACCTGGCCGGTGCGATCGCCGTGTCCTTCGGCCCCAACCCCGCCACCATCCAGTCCGCCACGGACACCCAGCTCACCCTCGCCCTGGCCCCCACACGAAACCCCGGCACCGTCCCACTCACCGTCACCACCCCGGGCGGAACTGCCGCCGGCCTCTTCTACACCTACTGGCCCGAGCCGACCGTCACCAACGTCACCCCCGACACCGGGTCGACCAAAGGCGGTACCCCCGTAACTCTCACGGGCACCGACCTCGCCACCACGCAACAAGTCACCTTCCAGAACGTCTCGGCCGACTTCTGCGTCATCTCCGACACCCAGGTCACCACCGTCGCGCCGCAACAATCCCCGGGCCAGAACATCACCGTCTCGGTCACGACCGCTGGCGGCAGCAACTCCTGGAACGCCTTCACCTACCAGCAGCCCCCTGCCGTCTGA
- a CDS encoding carboxymuconolactone decarboxylase family protein, which yields MEARINTFATPTGAKFAKYLIGAGRALHEGSVPSATLHLVDIRASQINGCGFCLDMHTKDATAAGETAERLNLVAAWREAGCFTDAERAALELAEAGTRLADGTGVSDEVWENAAKHYDEDQLATLVGQIALINAFNRGNILVKQPAGDYVAGQFDALK from the coding sequence ATGGAAGCCCGCATCAACACCTTCGCCACCCCGACCGGTGCCAAGTTCGCCAAGTACCTCATCGGCGCCGGCCGGGCGCTGCACGAGGGCAGCGTCCCGTCCGCGACCCTGCACCTGGTCGACATCCGCGCCAGCCAGATCAACGGCTGCGGCTTCTGCCTGGACATGCACACCAAGGACGCCACCGCCGCCGGCGAGACCGCCGAACGGCTGAACCTGGTCGCCGCCTGGCGCGAGGCCGGCTGCTTCACCGACGCCGAGCGCGCCGCCCTGGAGCTGGCCGAGGCGGGCACCCGGCTGGCCGACGGCACCGGTGTGAGCGACGAGGTCTGGGAGAACGCCGCCAAGCACTACGACGAGGACCAGCTGGCCACGCTGGTCGGGCAGATCGCGCTGATCAACGCCTTCAACCGCGGCAACATCCTGGTCAAGCAGCCGGCCGGCGACTACGTGGCCGGGCAGTTCGACGCTCTCAAGTGA